One Faecalispora anaeroviscerum genomic window carries:
- a CDS encoding amidohydrolase family protein, producing the protein MYDLLLKNGALTNSEGELDGSIGDLAIKDGVIECIDKHIQSEAKNTVDLKGLTVIPGLIDYHAHFFSGGTNTSLEFASYLPTGVTNAVDAGSAGDSNMVSFFEILTERERRNTKFFLNVSSEGLSCLGEHAENIHPQYFNEKKIARLCKSYPEFIVGLKIRISADIADFSRTTSFEALRGAVRIADACGIRISVHMPDFQGELSELIDILRPGDIFCHVFTPHKGIIENGKLSREIFKGREKGILFESACGKGHFGHEVAARAIQAGFLPDIISGDLTRNTFGYLPAVSLPYLMSRFMAMGMSFREVLRCVTTVPAKLMNCEGRFGCLQKGTVANIAIMERRQGKFFFDDIKNHEVKGEELLIPMGTILDGEWVFNHINYFDR; encoded by the coding sequence ATGTATGATTTATTGCTGAAAAATGGGGCGCTTACAAATTCTGAAGGTGAACTGGATGGCAGTATAGGAGATCTGGCAATAAAAGACGGAGTTATAGAATGTATTGATAAGCATATTCAGTCTGAGGCAAAGAATACCGTGGACCTTAAAGGATTGACAGTTATTCCCGGATTGATAGATTATCATGCACATTTCTTTAGCGGTGGTACAAATACGTCACTGGAGTTTGCTTCGTACCTTCCAACGGGAGTCACTAACGCCGTTGACGCGGGGAGTGCGGGAGATTCCAATATGGTTTCGTTTTTCGAAATTCTTACGGAGCGCGAAAGAAGAAATACTAAGTTTTTCTTGAACGTTTCTTCAGAAGGATTGAGCTGCTTGGGTGAACATGCTGAAAATATTCATCCTCAGTATTTTAACGAAAAAAAGATTGCTAGATTGTGTAAAAGCTATCCAGAATTCATCGTCGGCCTAAAAATTCGCATCAGTGCAGATATTGCAGATTTCAGCCGAACGACCAGCTTTGAAGCTCTCCGTGGAGCGGTTCGTATTGCCGATGCGTGCGGTATCCGTATTTCAGTCCATATGCCTGATTTTCAAGGCGAATTATCTGAACTGATTGATATTTTACGCCCAGGCGATATCTTCTGCCATGTATTCACACCGCATAAAGGCATTATAGAGAATGGAAAGCTATCCCGAGAAATATTCAAAGGCAGAGAAAAAGGCATACTGTTTGAATCTGCCTGCGGAAAAGGCCATTTCGGGCATGAGGTGGCAGCTCGGGCAATTCAGGCTGGATTCTTACCGGATATTATTTCAGGGGATCTCACCAGAAATACGTTCGGATACTTACCCGCTGTTTCATTGCCTTATCTGATGTCTCGTTTTATGGCAATGGGTATGAGCTTTCGGGAGGTACTTCGCTGTGTCACAACGGTTCCGGCAAAACTGATGAACTGCGAGGGTCGATTTGGGTGTCTCCAAAAAGGCACTGTAGCAAATATTGCAATTATGGAGAGACGACAGGGAAAGTTCTTCTTTGATGACATCAAAAATCACGAGGTAAAAGGAGAAGAACTTCTGATCCCAATGGGTACGATTCTTGACGGCGAATGGGTATTCAATCATATTAATTATTTTGATCGGTAA
- a CDS encoding TRAP transporter large permease subunit gives MEIGIGIWAFVVYILFVMFWYLGLKRTIAEAMFLGMIIACAFNGINQIPATLASSFADAVQENVMAAIILFTVMASIMTKTGIINHLVNILNSLLGRVRGGPAYASTCASGLFGMVASASSANSATVGSITVPWMLESGWPKETAATINTGNADLGICGPAASSLFLMLSFAPIAQAVSYGDLYVPLLCGAFWALVYRLLVVRYYVWKYKIPAMDSNAEKLSVAVKKGGTSLLMFLGIIIPLVLTIGPVGAVLKSQASFGEKAVNAINIIIWVPVLIMSICLILGRKLLPKTWDGWKNLLSSTSKTVCSCGAVSLFALTGSSALTLIGFGDGLSTILGSLNLPKIAMILLIGFVVALVAGPLNATATTVSLGLVAYTAMVAVGVPPVTAVVAFLLFVSTEGCSPPMSSPIFISSSIAGVENVSVMFKPLIFNYLIPLVLVGVLVALGILPIIGG, from the coding sequence ATGGAGATTGGGATTGGAATTTGGGCCTTTGTGGTCTATATTCTATTTGTAATGTTTTGGTATCTCGGGTTAAAACGCACCATCGCGGAGGCGATGTTCTTAGGGATGATCATCGCCTGTGCTTTCAACGGAATTAATCAGATTCCCGCTACACTGGCCAGCAGCTTTGCGGATGCGGTACAGGAAAATGTAATGGCAGCTATTATTCTGTTTACGGTAATGGCCTCTATTATGACGAAAACAGGAATTATCAACCATTTGGTTAACATTTTGAATTCATTATTAGGGCGTGTTCGCGGCGGCCCGGCTTATGCTTCCACCTGCGCCAGCGGCTTATTTGGAATGGTGGCAAGCGCGAGCAGTGCCAACTCCGCCACCGTGGGTTCCATCACTGTTCCGTGGATGCTGGAGTCCGGATGGCCGAAGGAGACGGCCGCCACCATAAACACTGGCAATGCGGATCTTGGAATCTGCGGCCCGGCTGCTTCCTCTTTATTTCTGATGCTGAGCTTCGCTCCCATTGCACAGGCGGTCAGCTACGGCGACCTGTATGTGCCTTTGCTGTGCGGTGCGTTTTGGGCTCTGGTTTACCGTTTGCTTGTAGTACGTTACTATGTATGGAAATACAAGATTCCCGCTATGGACAGCAATGCTGAAAAACTGAGTGTTGCGGTTAAGAAGGGCGGTACATCGTTACTGATGTTTTTGGGTATTATCATACCGCTGGTTTTGACCATTGGCCCTGTCGGTGCCGTGCTGAAGAGTCAGGCTTCCTTTGGGGAGAAGGCTGTGAACGCCATTAATATCATCATCTGGGTTCCGGTACTGATCATGTCCATCTGCTTAATCCTGGGTCGTAAACTGCTGCCGAAAACCTGGGACGGCTGGAAGAATCTTCTTTCCTCCACCTCCAAAACAGTCTGCTCCTGTGGTGCGGTTTCCCTGTTTGCTCTGACCGGAAGCTCCGCTTTGACTTTGATCGGCTTTGGAGATGGCCTGAGTACTATTTTGGGGAGCTTGAATCTGCCCAAGATTGCCATGATCCTTCTGATCGGATTTGTGGTCGCTCTGGTGGCGGGCCCGCTGAATGCTACCGCTACCACTGTCAGCCTTGGTCTGGTTGCCTATACTGCCATGGTAGCTGTGGGAGTTCCCCCTGTTACTGCTGTAGTGGCGTTTCTGCTGTTTGTTTCTACCGAGGGCTGTTCCCCTCCCATGTCCTCCCCAATTTTTATTTCCAGCAGTATTGCCGGTGTGGAAAACGTCAGCGTTATGTTCAAGCCTTTAATTTTTAACTATTTAATTCCGCTTGTTCTAGTAGGCGTTCTGGTCGCTTTGGGGATTTTACCCATCATAGGGGGTTGA
- a CDS encoding cobalt ABC transporter substrate-binding protein — MKNIVNNIFLLFLILSIVFALGLVAIQIVSVITMNGALAIWAKSTLQTPVCVLCSISALVAFLLSYLSKTAKED, encoded by the coding sequence ATGAAAAATATCGTCAATAATATATTTCTTTTGTTCTTGATTTTATCCATCGTATTCGCCTTAGGTTTGGTTGCCATTCAGATCGTTTCTGTTATTACCATGAATGGCGCTTTGGCCATTTGGGCGAAGAGTACCCTGCAAACACCTGTTTGTGTTCTTTGTTCTATTTCCGCGTTGGTTGCTTTTTTGCTGAGTTATCTATCTAAAACGGCAAAAGAAGATTGA